One part of the Flavobacterium johnsoniae UW101 genome encodes these proteins:
- a CDS encoding DUF6268 family outer membrane beta-barrel protein: MNKTVFYLSQLFLLLLVSAAAQSQSGISGEFKVDYVPFSKYVRPMDSTRTNAESNFKRAQIVFEVPISLETDKYNNPRLWSVFVNGSYARMENRNYNIQDLPTEFQTGFPTELLNTQVGIKHLRSISPSWSLLILASVGVYTDMVEINKDDVLIQGGVLFIKQFNPNLALGIGPVLTNSFGVPMVLPGIYFNWEFRGALHFKVAFPEGVEFGYKMSDNLDLKLVGELSGMTAETKIGNKSSLLGYQQILAGLRPQLKFGEHWTLEPTAGTTLLRSFSTTNRKIKDIFKEKDIADPRFTTTFYGAIALKWKF; encoded by the coding sequence ATGAACAAAACAGTTTTTTATCTATCGCAGCTTTTTCTTCTTTTATTGGTTTCTGCTGCAGCACAATCACAATCCGGAATTTCAGGCGAGTTTAAAGTCGATTATGTTCCTTTTTCTAAATATGTCCGGCCAATGGACAGCACCAGAACAAATGCCGAAAGCAATTTTAAAAGAGCCCAGATTGTTTTTGAAGTGCCAATTTCGTTAGAAACAGACAAATACAATAATCCCAGACTCTGGTCTGTTTTTGTAAATGGAAGTTATGCGAGAATGGAAAACAGAAACTACAATATTCAAGATCTCCCGACAGAATTTCAGACAGGATTTCCAACTGAATTATTGAACACACAAGTTGGTATTAAACATTTACGATCTATTTCTCCATCCTGGTCTTTATTAATCCTGGCTTCTGTTGGAGTTTATACAGATATGGTCGAAATTAACAAAGATGATGTCCTGATACAAGGAGGAGTGCTTTTTATCAAACAATTTAATCCTAATCTGGCTTTAGGTATAGGCCCGGTTTTAACCAATAGTTTTGGTGTGCCAATGGTATTGCCCGGAATTTATTTTAATTGGGAATTCAGAGGCGCCTTGCATTTTAAAGTTGCTTTTCCTGAAGGTGTGGAGTTTGGCTATAAAATGTCTGACAATCTTGATTTAAAGCTTGTGGGAGAATTAAGCGGTATGACGGCCGAAACCAAAATTGGAAATAAATCTTCGTTATTGGGATATCAGCAGATACTTGCAGGTTTACGACCTCAGCTTAAGTTTGGCGAGCATTGGACTCTTGAACCTACTGCTGGAACTACTCTTCTTCGCAGTTTCTCTACTACTAATAGAAAGATTAAAGATATTTTTAAAGAAAAAGATATAGCCGATCCAAGATTTACTACTACTTTTTACGGAGCAATAGCTCTAAAATGGAAATTCTAG
- a CDS encoding LytR/AlgR family response regulator transcription factor, whose product MNMKCLVIDDEPIARNGIVDFISKIDFLEAAGTCASALEATSYLQEKQIDLMFLDINMPYLTGLEFLEALDNPPLVIFTTAYSEHALDGYRLQVVDYLLKPITFQRFYQASLKARQWHQMMHAPKQNQLDPFLYVRQEEGFQKISWVDILYIEGMQNYAKLHFKEKVIVIHQTMISLEETLPAEIFFRIHKSFLVNITHIDSVSGGRLFIKGQELPISRTRREALLKEVVYKNLLSR is encoded by the coding sequence ATGAACATGAAATGCCTCGTTATAGACGATGAACCTATTGCAAGAAACGGAATCGTAGATTTTATTTCTAAAATTGATTTTCTGGAAGCTGCAGGCACATGTGCTTCGGCATTAGAAGCGACTTCGTATCTTCAGGAAAAGCAAATCGATTTGATGTTTCTCGATATCAATATGCCTTATCTTACCGGATTAGAGTTTCTGGAAGCATTAGATAATCCGCCATTGGTGATTTTTACAACTGCTTATTCAGAACATGCTCTAGACGGATATCGGTTACAGGTTGTAGATTATTTATTAAAACCTATTACGTTTCAACGCTTTTATCAGGCATCTTTAAAAGCCAGACAATGGCATCAAATGATGCACGCTCCAAAACAAAATCAATTAGATCCGTTTTTATATGTGCGTCAGGAAGAAGGATTTCAGAAAATTTCCTGGGTAGATATTTTATATATTGAAGGAATGCAGAATTATGCTAAACTTCATTTTAAAGAAAAAGTCATTGTAATTCATCAAACCATGATTTCATTAGAAGAAACACTTCCGGCAGAGATTTTCTTTAGAATTCATAAATCATTTTTAGTAAACATCACTCATATCGATTCTGTTTCGGGCGGACGATTATTTATAAAAGGACAAGAACTACCAATTTCAAGAACCCGCCGCGAGGCATTATTGAAAGAGGTAGTCTATAAAAACTTATTAAGCAGGTAG